A region of Channa argus isolate prfri chromosome 8, Channa argus male v1.0, whole genome shotgun sequence DNA encodes the following proteins:
- the LOC137131749 gene encoding putative claudin-24, which translates to MDTCACALELLGMLVYVGAWLCALTTTILPQWLTMSTALLPIESYELGLWETCVVQDIGGMECRPYDSLLGLSSDIQLSRILMCSSLGVGVLGILVAIPGLYLVNSCKEHSYRTKRALTVLGGLLGMVSGVLCLIPVSYMAHFAVIHFFDEKVPDVVPRWEFGDALYCGWGGGFLLIVAGLLLVTSSWCSEVEPQPVLQQRYQVMSTALKLSKRSEYV; encoded by the coding sequence atggacacGTGCGCCTGCGCTTTGGAGCTGCTGGGGATGCTGGTCTATGTGGGAGCGTGGCTGTGCGCTTTGACCACCACTATCTTACCACAGTGGCTGACCATGTCCACGGCACTGCTGCCCATAGAGAGCTACGAGCTGGGCCTATGGGAGACCTGCGTGGTCCAGGATATCGGGGGCATGGAATGCAGACCTTATGACAGTCTGCTGGGCCTGTCCAGTGACATCCAGCTTTCTCGCATCCTCATGTGTTCTTCCCTCGGTGTGGGTGTGCTGGGAATCCTGGTGGCTATACCTGGACTTTACCTAGTAAACAGCTGTAAAGAACACAGTTATCGAACCAAGAGGGCATTAACCGTCCTAGGAGGGCTGCTGGGGATGGTATCTGGGGTGCTGTGTCTGATCCCTGTATCCTACATGGCCCATTTTGCTGTGATACACTTTTTTGATGAAAAAGTACCCGATGTGGTGCCACGGTGGGAGTTTGGAGATGCCCTGTACTGTGGCTGGGGGGGAGGATTTCTCCTTATAGTGGCCGGGCTGCTTCTGGTTACCTCTAGCTGGTGTTCCGAGGTGGAGCCTCAGCCTGTGCTACAGCAGAGGTACCAGGTCATGAGTACAGCTTTAAAGTTGAGTAAGCGCTCAGAGTATGTTTAA